AATGGATGCCCCTAAATCTCGCACACTGCACCGTTAACTTTCCATCCTCAGGGAAAGATTTAGCTTGGGAAAATAATAGTTGTCAAATACTGGATGCTGTATTAAACCTACTGCTGCAGATATTAAAACGATTCCCTGCCTTCCCATCGATTTATAATAATTACAAGGCTGTGTAATGATAATAAGCCCCTGTGTTTGCAGTGATACCACAGCTACAGCACATTCTTGTGGCCAGCCAATCTCCGAACGCCCACCTGGCAGAAAAAAGGCTCTCCACCGATTTCTGTGATTGGTCTGAGGTCACAGACGGACTCCTCTGGGAGACTTAgagacaaagaggcagagatCGAGGCAGGGTTAGacgagggagggggagagggagagggagagggagagagggagagagagagagagagagagagaggcagtggcattttctgacacttttctATTTAGTCTCACATAATGAAGAGGTTAAACACACCCGCTGAGATGTAACAGGGACAGTCGAGGACATATAACAGcgctctctcctctgcaggtgaAACacttcttgtttgtgtgtgtgtgtgtgtgtgtttgtgtgtttgtgctttcagtgggtgctctttgttttttttgaaaaggtCCAGACGGCCTTGGTCAATACAAGCCATAAAACTGTGTCGACTTCTGTCATCACTTACAAGAAGGGGGACTAAAATGTCAATAATCTCATGTTTCACATTTGGAACTATACAACAGCGATGCCCAGAAGATGATGAGAGGCTGCCAGACAGTTTACGTCAGAGGCCTTTGTGCATGTACTTACCCTCTGCGAAGCTACATCTCtcccagctggaggaggagggggtgctGCACGGAGAGAAACCCTCCTCTCCATCTAAGACAAACAGCcgtcatatattttttttctcaaaaccttttaaaaaagtatGATCAGACCGATGCGACTCATCTCCATCGTGACCACTGTGCACCTCATTTTTAACCAACGCTTGCTAAGCAGATGTTCAGGCAGTGAGCTAGTCTTAGCCCTGCTGTTGCTATGCCACCACTAAAAAccaatttaaaatgttgtgcCCTTTTGTCAAAGTTGAGGTATTTTTACTGTAAAGCGGCACACAGTGTGCTCAATATCTCAAAGCTCCCAGTGCTGGAGATGCAAGACTGCAACCTTTTCCATTTCCAATAAATACAGAtttgaataaatatgaatatataaacataaattTGGAAAAATCTCATATTACCATCTCCTCAAAGAATGATACCATATACTTCCTACTGTCGTTCTCAATAGAAAAAACTCCTACCTTTCTCTGCAGCTCTTatcttatttctttctctttcttgtaGTTGTGACTAAGATGTGagctaaatataaaatataatatatatatataatattataaaatataaaatgcagCCTACTGTTGGGCAGCTGGACATCTTCAGTTTCCGCAGACATGCCGCCAGACTGAGAGCGTCCCAGTCCGATGGAGTACcctcttttcttcctgctcCCCGAACGAGAGCTGGAATGTGAGCCCTTCTTCTGACCTTCgcctgaaaataaaatgaaatgttttgcctCAAGCTAGCTTGTAGCTGTGTTGCACAATTAAAGGTGAGTATTGCAAAGCCAGAAGCCATAAGTAGGTGTGCCAAGTCAATAGTAATAACATTAGGGGAGAAATCTACAGATTACAACATTgaaagttaaaggaatagttcagtaTTCTGGGGAAtatgctcatttgctttcttggcCGGGAACAGTGAATGTCTGGAGTAAAAACCATCAACGTCACAAGAAATAGCCCAGCACATAACCTCTTTCAAAGCCACAAACTGTTATCTTTACCTTTTACCTGTTCATTTTTTTAAGCTTATCGATAAATTGTTTCGTCTATGTAATGtcaaaaatacagtgaaaaatgcTGATTGTAAGTTTTAACAGCCCAAGGTGATACTTTCCAGAGTCCTTGTTTGGTCCGACCAACACTCCCAAACTCAAATGTATAGATATTAGATTatattaaacacagaaaagcaagTCTTCATATTTGAGAAACTTGAAACAGagaatatttgaatttttttgcttgttttaacaAGTGTAATCATTGACCGAttgttaaaatgtattattataaaCATTTTCTGATAATAACAAATGGAATAATGAGtgagctttggaggtgctggTTGGTGCTAGCTCTTCCCCTTAGCCTGACTCATTTGGCTGTAGCTTCAAATTCAACAGATTTCAGAGTGCTACCAGTCTTCTCCTCTAACAAATGGCAAATGAAAGCGCATAAGCATCAAATGATTTCATTAATGAGAGAATAATACTGTAGCACATACAAGatgactttaaaaacaacattttctggcTTATAACTGCTGCATTACAAACGAAAAGAAGTTCAATTTAAAGAAGGTGTTCCAGGTTATGTTTGACCAGCGGGTGGTATAAGGACCTTTACACATTAAATCCATATCACTTACTGGGGTTTATGTATTCAATACATGTCTGCAAATACTCATTAGTGTCCAGGTCGATGGGAACAAACGCTGTGTATTTGCTCAGTATATTGCACGCCTTGCTGGTGTGAATTGCGTAAAGCTGGTACTTCCTGCCAGAGCCTGTGAATTATAGTAAGCATAAAATGTTTACGTGACATTGCACGGCATTACATAGCATTCATacacaatatgaaataaatcataCATTACATGTCCATGAAATGCAGCTTAAAGgactagtttgacattttttgaaatgCACTTATTCCCTTTCTTGCCAAGATTTTGACGAGAAATTCGATCCCACTCATATCTATGCCTTAAATATGATATTTGTCTGTTGGAATCTACAGTAGAAGACAGTAAACTCAGCTCAGGAGGATTTTGTTAACTTTAGACAGAACCAGGCAATCTGTTTCAccctgttttcagtgtttatgctaagctaagctaacggtcTACTGGCTATATCTTTAAAAAGACAGACATAATAATGCCATCAGTttcctcatctaactctcgccacaaaaacacatttatttcctgTAAGTGCTGAACTAGTCCCTTAAAGCTGCAGATCTAAAATGTCAACACTTATATGACATATGCTGACAAGAAAGCTCACCATGTTCAATCTCACACTCCTTCTCCGCCATGTGCTCAAAGTCGCTTATGATGGAGCGTCCAGCCAGGTGGTGGAAGGTCTCATTCCACAGCTCCTCGTGAACCTTTTCCTCACGCTCCCGGCCGTTCAGGAAGGGCTCGATATCAAAGGCGACCTCCCACTTCACTGGTTTCCCACACAGCAGTCCGGACACCACGGCCTTGCAGTCACCTTTGTGCTGGTTGGTTGCACCCACATCTGACATTCGGGGGTCCTGTGGGGTTTCTGCTTGACACAACTGGTGTCCATAACCATCTGAAATACCACAGGGGCATGGTTTGATTCCTGaatgtgcatttttatttgttactCAACTTTATTTCCATCCAGCTGAAGCTTGTCACCTTCTACTGCGCACACACGGCTGAATATGTTGTGTTCATCGCCGATATTTCCAAAGCCCTCTGTGTTCTGCCTGCTTGAGAGAACCTCCAATAATAGTTTTCTAATGTGCTCTTCTGTTCCTCCTGATTAATCTTGTTTTCTTGCCAAATttagaaaaacatttcctgcCTTCCTCAAGAGTCGCCTCTGTGCTCAATCATCTGCCAAGGCTTAAGCGTCTGCCCTTCTCACCTCTGACTAAGGATGGATGTCATTTAAATGATTTCTTACAATACTTGTCACTTGTCAGACTGAACAAATCCACCGTGGTCCACTGTGGTTACTTTCAAAGCAGATTTTGTTTGAATTAGGGGATGAggatttcacatttcatcacagagcgacattttaggaaatatgttTCAcagagagttggatgagaagattcataccactctcatatctgtatgGTAAATCTGAGGACGCAGACATCGCGTTGTTCCGACATCCCATCATTCTGAAAACCCAACAGTTGTTAGTTCATTGACTGCCAtccctgtccatggtgctgaattgACAGGATTATGTTTTTGCCCTTAATAGAAAAACACCAGTTCAAGTAATTTTACTTGTCACAGGCAAATTGTCAACGATGGAAGAAAATCATGAGCGTTTTACCTCCATGTGTGCGTGTCCCCATCACCGGACTCATTAGATGTGGGCTGCAAAGTAAGGCTACGTTGCTGtattgttgttggtggtggtggttaaGTCTCTGTGGGGTTAGAGTTAAATAACAGGCCGCTGGATGGATGGGCATTTAATCCAATGGGACACTGTTCCAACTATTTGGGTTTcagaataatgaatgaaaaaattacaattttggTTGTTGATTGGTGCGATTTGGTTCTGGTTCTGTTGTAAAACAACCTATATAtaacacacatgtatacataaaaaaaaaacccaaccaaacagaaacacactgatttAGTCCAACATAACACGGACATGTCCATACAGTCAATAaattctttgcatttttttaatcaaacagaGTGGCCGTGCTTGCCGTCTCACCTGTGTCTCCCACACTGCCAACAGATGGGCTGTCAGTGGACGACCTGGAACCATCCTCTCCTGAGGTGTTGCGAGCTGCTGGTGGCACGCTGACGCTGCTGAGCAGAGGGTTGTCCTGAGGCTGGGGATGGAAATTAAGCTCTGAGTCGGCTTCCTGCTGCAGAGGCAGCTCCTGCTGAGGGAGCGGCCTCTGACAGCTGGCGGGATGGCCTCTGGAAGATGTGGCACACAAGCTCGCCAGCTGTGGCTGAAAGAAAAAGgttcttgtttatttatttcaaattccCTGCTCTAATTAGATTTTAATAAGCTATGGAGCCTCATATGCTGCAGTAACTCTGGTCACTTCAGTGTGTTCAATCAAGCCAATCACTTCAAGTAATGAGTGACTGAGCAACGTTTGATTATGTATTTCAAAGGAAAATCTATAAGATCATTAGAAAATAGACTGAAAGAGCAATATTTTAAGTCGAAACAGTCCCACACAATGAGGACAGTTATTGACAATGATTTTCCTTTATTGTGgtgatcattttctcatttaagcTCTTACTTGTTTGGTTTACAAAATGTCAGAGAATAGTGAAAAATCTCAGCTTCAGAgaccaaaacccaaatatattcagttcaGTATCacatatgacaaagaaaagcagcaaatgctcACAACTGAGAGGCTAGAACAGGGGAATGTGGCATGTTAGCttaaaacatgacacaaaggattaatcattcaaattatcaaaataatagaatctattttctgttgattgatcGTTTCAGCTCTGATAGCTAAGATGAATTTCTGTAGTATGATAAAACAATTCAAATGAAGGACTGTTTATGCTGTTTTTGGCCTTCAtcctctcaccccccccccccccccccccctcccacaaGTTAAATTATGTTTCTTCAATTGATGTGGCAACATGCAAACCACTAAATAGAGAGTTACTCTGTTTACTGACAAACATTAGATATATGTTAATTATGGCGTGAGTGTAAGAGATCATCAGCTGAATTTACAAAGAGAAGATATCATTTCTTCACAGCTCAGTGAACTCTGTTTAGTTATAATAAGATGCTCCCTGTGCATTATTCAAACCTAATTGCCATTCATACATTAAGCCCCTCATCACTGGGGAGAGCACATTAGTCTGTTCTTGATTATACTCCAGTCCAGACAAGGGTCAGATGGCTGTTGAATTTGTCAACACAGTCTGAATACAAATATCATTTTAGCATATAATGAAATTAATATATGGCAACTGTATCATGATGCAAAACAAGATTCTCTTACCATGACAGGTAGGAGTTTATTTAGTGTGCATATGTGTACTTAAACATACCACTtgtgtattatcattattatgagCTCAGTTTGACACTCAGTTTGGAGACACTTGTTGGAGCTACAACTAAATGACAAACTGAATCTGAAATACCTGCTGACCCATTTTACAAACTTTTACAAACTCAGCCAGTGCAGATCATCTTAAAAGAATTATGTGATTGTTATTCCTCACAGTGCGGCACCACACCTGGTAGTCGTTCCTCCACTGTGCCTCATGCTCGGGGCTCATCTGGCCGATCAGCTCCTGGACTTTGGCTCTCCTCAGCGGATTCTTTACCACCACAGAGTTGGGATCACTGGGAGTGTAGACCTTCTTTGCCGGGTTGTAGTCTGTTATCTGGTTGGTACTGTATGCGCGCCTTCTCGGAGATGTCTTATAATCCAATCCTGAATAGAAATAGGCAAcccaaaaaaaaagtcaaaataactATCAATGACTTTGCCATACAAATAACTTAGATTCAGTAACTCTGAATTGCTGATTGTTAACGTAATAATGATCGCAAAGATACCCAGTTCGGGTTAGTTATTTCCTAAATAGGAAAACGTCTGCTGTCATGCAAAAAAGTGATTCACTTTACATTTCAAAAGCCTGATTTTGTTTGGAATGATTGGAACACTAGGCTACTGTAGTGGGCATGTACAATGATAACACCTATCAGGCTCATactaacaatgctaacatgctgatgtttagcaggtcatgtttaccatgttcacctacttagtttaacatgtttaacaagcaggaatgtcattagtttagCGACATTTGGTCGTAAACCAAAGTATTGACAAATTCAGATTCTGACCTGATGATAACACTGGATGGGAGTCTGGGCATCACCTAcattattacaattcatcctgaggggatgaatgtctgcaccaaatgTTGttgcaatccatccaataattgtCATTACATGtcacaaaacacaaaccactCAAGAGGAAAAATCAGGGGATCACCAGTTATTGACACCGATCGGTAATCATGATTCTCTGTACAAACAATCATTATTCCCAATTCCCAATTCCATATCAGTCCATCCAATAGGTGTTAGAATATTAGAGATTACCATCATTATGGCCTAATAAAATGGCTACTAAAAGTAAGAATGTGACCTAACAGCTCAATGCCAagtgacacaagcacacaaacacccatGATAACCTGCCTTAAGATAATCTACACTGGCTGGCTCAACTGTCTTGATAGGAGGGTTCATCTGAATGCTATGGCCGGCTCAGCAGTCCATCATCAATGTTACAAAATACAAGTGGAACTCAGATGAATATTTAAGACTGTGGCCTAAGAAATTGGAAACTCCCTCGTCCAAGACATGTGTGCTGCAGGTTCTTACCCATGGTGTCTTGCTCCGTGCTGTTGGCCAAAGAGCCGTGGTAGGAGTCACACAAAGGACCAGAGGGTGCTTCCTTGTACGACCCCTGGCTGTCAACACCTGTCCTCATTGCGTCCTCCTCTTGAGAGTGGTAAAACACGGAGCTGGCCGACTCAATGGAGCGCATCATACTGTATCGCCTCCTCTTATCCTGTTGAGATTTTGAGGAGGTGACACATCCACGGTTTGATTAAAAAGCTTCTTCACAGTTACCCTGAGTCATGTAACAGATAAGTGATTTAACTGCACATGGCTTCATTTGATGTTCCTTTTCTGAAATATTCACGGACAGAAAGTCATTGTACATTAGACTCCTTACGGATTTGGGGTTGGCATGGTAGCGGGTGGTGTCGCAAACCACACTGTAGCCAATCAGGTTGTCTCCTGGAAACAGGAAAGTGTTGCCCACGGGGGACAGGAGCACTTCTTTTGTCTCAGGAAAGAGCCATTCGATGGAAATGTCACTAAGTACTGGAGACATGGTTTTCTTCAGGGACTTTATcatctgtggagaaaaaaataagcCAAATGAAAGGAGAGTTTCAGGTATAAAACACATCTTGTCCTTGACCAGCACATAAATATCATCACTGAGATATGATATCCTAATTGGCATCAGTGGCAGACACTCGGCACATAGAAACCACTACATAATGGCTTTCCTGTGACTGATTCATAGAGCTGGACATCAGTACCTTGGGCTGCAGCCTCTCTCCGTCGGCCAGGAATTCTGCCGTTCCTTTGGAAACAGTTGCTAATCCGTGCACCAGCCTCCTGCAAGCATTCAGTCCTATGCCGAACGTAAaacatctgcacaaacacattacacacattgAGAGATGAATGTGCACGATAACAGGTGCCTTCTCAGGATGTGCACACATCTTGCAGAGATATAAAGAGTTGCTGTGGAGACATATAAACTACAAACAATCTAATTTGTCAAACACATTtggggggaaaagaaaagcCAAACAGGAACATTATCTTTCGTGGTGGAGGGGTGAGACCTGCTGTTTCTCAGAGTTCTCTGTGGAGGCTGGTTGAAgcttcattttaacattttcgGCCTGTTTTTTTCACCGAGGGATGAGCTGGCTTCAGCAGCTACGTCCCCTTGCATTTTTAATGCGATCAAAGAGTGCAGATTAGAACAGAAATGTCACCTTCTGCACACTTAGAAATCTAACCTGGACTTTCAGAACAGAGATTCATCATTGTTTGGTCTTGTCTGTGACTGCCTGTGCTGATTTGTAAGCATAGTGTGATTAATAACCCAGGAAGTGTGAATGAATTAGCCCAGCTCTTTGTACCTAATGTGATCATCTGGGGGCAGTCATCCATTAAAAAGGGGAAGACAAAAGTCAATTATTTCCAGAGTGACTCAGGTGAGGAATTCGCAGTGTGAGACTTAGATGCAAGCAGCAAATTGACATGATTTCCCAGTGTACCTGCAGATCTGTTGGACCACCAGCGCTCCCTCTCAGCTGATGTTTGCAGCCTTCGGAGAGcacttttatttccttccttTAGATATAGTTTCAAAACAATGTTGTTCTTTTAATCTAAATTCAAGGCAGCTCAGATGTTGCTCCTTCTTATATCATGTTTGAGATTGACACAACACTCAGTGCATTCATATTCCCAGATTTCATTTTGAAAGGATTATGGCTCCATAGCCAGGTGGTTCCATAAAGCCCCTAACAATCCCTGAATGTGATTTTATGTTATCCATGGGCTGTGCTTTTGCTGTTTGCATGATGAGAATAGACAAAAGATGAATTTGAATCATTTGCTACGGGCACAATGtacagcagcttctctctcaCTGCACTGGCTGCTGATACGCTCTTACGCTCGATAACTAAGCAGCTGCTTCTATGTGTTACAATCTCTGCAGGTACAAGTCACATTTAGCATTTAGTAATGTGTTTGAAGGCCATAACAGTTCTGGCAACAATGGTTCCCGATACAATATCCTTACCAATGTCACTCATTATTGATCTTGTTCCACTCAGAGTGGAGCTCAGTCGTCACCCTGAGATTGTTAACAGTGATACGTGCCTGATGTAGCGTGCATGGCTGCGGACCAGCTCGATAACTTTGCCTGTGTTGTTGACGGCCCCGTCGGTGAGCAGGAAGAGTAGACGGGGGTGTCCGTTGAACATGGGCTGCCTCAGGATCCAGTTGAGGGGTGTCAAGATGTTGGTCCCCCCCATGTCCGCTCTGATCTTCCTAACATACTCGCAAGCCAGGGCCAGGGCTTCCTGAGttgtgaggaggagaaaagagttTTTTTAGTTAGAGTATCCATAGTACACTCTATAGTTAACACAAATACAGCACAGAAAATGTACATCACATCTATATCAAATTATGTCAGGCAGTAATGTACTGTGGTCATTGTCAAATAAtgctgttatatatatatatatatatatatatatatatatatacactgttaaATAATAACGGTTACTAATTCTCATCAAAACAGAGCAGGCAATAGTCATTTCCAAAACTGATGTAGTGCCTTTTTTAAGTATACAGGACTACTTTACCTCCTCGTAGCTCTGGCTGGTTGTGAACAGTGATTTGAATGTAGAGCCGAAGCCTATGATGTTAAAAAGGCAGCCTGGAACAAGGCTCTTGAGAATCACCACCATGGCATCCTGAGAGAGAGGCCGAGAGCAGATGAAGTTTACAtccagaaaacagagcagagcaaaaGACTGCAGAGCGAAAGTAAAAGGCAAAACTTGTCTGCTCATTAGGTGCTTAGGGTCCTGTTGAACTATTTGATCATTTCCACTGCAGTACAACTACATCACTACATGCTctacacagctgctgcacagcagGTTTTCTCAAGATGAGTGAGCGGAGAGTGGCTTCCCACTGTGTCATTTGATCCATCAATTCAGCAATAGAGGAGCAGTTTCTGGAGGAATACCACTTCTCTCAACCTTCATTCAGGTGAAGACCACGAAAGACCACATCCTCGAGATAACCTATGAGATGCATGTTCAGGTGcactggaaaataaaacattcaatttGCAATACCTGTAATCTTTTTAGAGGTATTATAAAGGTATTGTGCAGGATTTCTTAAAAGATCAGTGGTAAATAGTCATTGCATCGCTTTCTTGGCCTGAAGCCCAGACTCTGTAGTATTAGACACATCCAATAAAACCAGAGTCTGAGTCACAAATGAACATCACATCGCAGGGCAAGGTCAGTGCACGAGCTGCCAAATAAcgtaaaaacatattaaaaatcTATCAACCTTGAGTGATCCCAAATCGGCTCTGTAGGTGTTGGAGAAACGTCACACTAAGTCTGAGAAGACTTGCTGTCTAAAGCCTAGCAACTGGGAGACATTTAGTGAATAGTGAATGATATGTGTGATCAATATCCTTGTGTACATGCCCTTCACACAGTTGGCTAACCACATCTACAATCTCCAGAGACTCTTTTAGAGACCGCAGCTGTGAGCCAAAAAGAATTATGCGGCCTCTAATGACACATCAtgttcattgtgtgttttgatgcatTAGCTAAAAAGCAAATTCAGTGTAATCTGCAGATGTCATTTAAGAACATGATATGTTACAAATTATGTGTGAATCTGCATCTGTACGTGAACTGCAACACTGAGATACCTTCACACAGTTGATGTTAACCCCGCTCATGCTGCCGCTGCGGTCAATGAGGAAGATAAACTCGCCGTGAACCTTCCTCAGGTCTGAGCTGATAGACTTGAGGTCAGGACAAAAGTTCAACATGACCACAGGGTTGTGGAGGATGTCCTTATGTAGTCGCCTGTGAATGATACCTACCTGTGAAGGCAGAGGAGTCAAAATCACAAACCATAACTTAACAAACATAACATGCATAACGTAACGGGATTTGGCAACATGAGATTACTGGACTTTTGTATGAATATACAGGCTTACATTTTTCAAGTGACAAGTGACCAGGTTGATAGACAAAAGCACATCAATTATTCTAGATGTGCAGGAAATTCCAGGCAGGAAGTGGCGAGCCTTTGGAGTGTTTCCATAGAAACAGATTTTTATGGCTAAGtgctccctctccttctcctgtttcagtctgctggtcACTCAACAGCCTCACCGTAGCAGGGATGtgaaaggacacacacaggtctcTCATAAGTGAATAAACAAAGCGGTTCAGCTTGGCAGGTTGATGAAATAATTACGCTGACCTGGTATATAACATGAACTTGTAACATGCCGAGGCAAAGTGCAGCACTGCAGCTATTCAAAACTGAATCTTTTCTCATGCATAACTTCTCTCTCGCCTTACTTTGTATTTTGCTATTCTACGTGTCTAATTTAGCTAGTAATTAAGTCCAATAATGATGGAGAAAAATAATAGCTAGTTAAACTCCTGCTAAAGCTAACTATCTCAATGAGTAGCCGTGATTGCAATCTGAGTTTTTGTCTAATAGAGTTTATGTGGTTTGGTGTGGTTAGCTACCTTTAAATCGcagaattaaatgtaaaaacttggatttaatatattattttggtATAAATATTGCATTATATGTAATAGGCATATACTGTAGCCTATATAGAatagacggacagacagacagacaccttGATGATTTGTTCGGGTAAAATAATGATGGTGAAGGCATTATAATGAAGGCACTGCAGCCCTTGTCAGATTCATTGATTCCGTCGTTACTACTCTTGGCTCACTCTCGGTCACTTTGTGCTGTGAATTTTCCAGCAGTGTGAACAGAGCAGTGTTATAAACACCTGCAAAAGTAGATACAGTCcagttcaataaaaaaaactaactttGTGTAGATCATAATGTTCAATATTTGTTGACAGGAGCTGATCTAACCTTGTAGTAATTCTGAAATAATAGTGTGTGGTATCATAGTACTGGATTACATGATATTATCATGAAATGATGAGACATGATTGCTGCAGCTTCACTAAAATAGTATGTCTTGCAGGGTGTTGTTTGGGATGTAGCACAACCGTGCCATCTTTACTGCTCTCCTCAAAATGATATGGGTATGAGAGGTGGTGGTGAAGTGGATGACACACTCACTTTCCTCTCATTGCTGGAGTCCTTCTTGGTGGCCTTGATGAAATCGCTGCGGCCATGGAGATACTCATCGTACTCCTCCTGTGTCATGTCTCCGTTCTCAATGACCACATGTGGTAGATGAGGCTCTAAAGCGGCACAGTTGATCAGGACATGGACATGACTATAAACATTACAGGCGGGTTATAAAGCAAATGGACAACGTCTGGAATACGCAGCACAGGGTTAGGTGAGTGTGGTAATCTGCAGAACACAATTATCCCCACGTTGATGTGAGAATGAAGAAGGGATTGCAGACAAAGATGATGCATCACAGCTGGGTCTCATGACAACAAAATTAGCTCGGAGAATTGAGTGAATTCTGGGGATTTATAATATGTCATTATAAGTGATTTTCGGAAAAACAGCTTGGGAAATGTCTAGTACTTATCTATGTAAAATTCatattaaattaatttgtttctttttaattggtTAATCCACCCAGGCACTCATTCTGCTGCTTATCTGGGTTCAGGTCATCTTTAACAATtcattaatgattttatttgaaattattgtTATTTGCTGCCAGGAAgtactgacaaaaacaagatatAAATGTTGATAAATTCATGCACTTGGTGAATAACTCGAAGCTTTAATAACTCTAAGCCCACGTGgtattaaaaatgcatcaaaagGGCTGAAAATCAACTTGATGAACCCTGCAGAGACCCTGTAGTTATTTGTATGACACACCGCCTGTGTTTCTGGCCATTAATCAACCAAGCTGATGATGGAAATAGACGGCTCTGTCGTTTTGATTTTGCCTGTTATAACACGCATGCATGCCCGTAACGCAGCTCAcatttcctccatctctctgctctgctctgctgggcGTACATGTTGTGATTGAAACTACAGAACCGACCTGAGCAGAATTAAACTGACCAGCGCTG
This sequence is a window from Pempheris klunzingeri isolate RE-2024b chromosome 11, fPemKlu1.hap1, whole genome shotgun sequence. Protein-coding genes within it:
- the vwa5b1 gene encoding von Willebrand factor A domain-containing protein 5B1 — protein: MPGLISKENRSALPLSVSDITSCVRGYTLAMTASMTYENIEDHAIEGIFIYPLEENSIVVGFESMISSQIITLQIKDKAKIDDCYLDCCNTANGGLHSTSGHIVMDEDLERAVLVVNLGVIPPMETVHVLVSTSSELSTLPNGGISVSSPPVCTPRVQRTINEEQGLSPNFSRTRDRHTYASSPHDQTPNSPQLWLASLLEDEVINSMDYEFNFQLEIRAPYLLAGVESPSHAIRADADPLARSATSVVITLADKYTYDCPVKILIYPSEPHLPHVVIENGDMTQEEYDEYLHGRSDFIKATKKDSSNERKVSIIHRRLHKDILHNPVVMLNFCPDLKSISSDLRKVHGEFIFLIDRSGSMSGVNINCVKDAMVVILKSLVPGCLFNIIGFGSTFKSLFTTSQSYEEEALALACEYVRKIRADMGGTNILTPLNWILRQPMFNGHPRLLFLLTDGAVNNTGKVIELVRSHARYIRCFTFGIGLNACRRLVHGLATVSKGTAEFLADGERLQPKMIKSLKKTMSPVLSDISIEWLFPETKEVLLSPVGNTFLFPGDNLIGYSVVCDTTRYHANPKSDKRRRYSMMRSIESASSVFYHSQEEDAMRTGVDSQGSYKEAPSGPLCDSYHGSLANSTEQDTMGLDYKTSPRRRAYSTNQITDYNPAKKVYTPSDPNSVVVKNPLRRAKVQELIGQMSPEHEAQWRNDYQPQLASLCATSSRGHPASCQRPLPQQELPLQQEADSELNFHPQPQDNPLLSSVSVPPAARNTSGEDGSRSSTDSPSVGSVGDTDGYGHQLCQAETPQDPRMSDVGATNQHKGDCKAVVSGLLCGKPVKWEVAFDIEPFLNGREREEKVHEELWNETFHHLAGRSIISDFEHMAEKECEIEHGSGRKYQLYAIHTSKACNILSKYTAFVPIDLDTNEYLQTCIEYINPSEGQKKGSHSSSRSGSRKKRGYSIGLGRSQSGGMSAETEDVQLPNNGEEGFSPCSTPSSSSWERCSFAEVSQRSPSVTSDQSQKSVESLFSARLALSRTRLLTRAAKGFMCRSHSKSGDSIGESDNENKDYIPLVLLQLASGAFPLDTALCDAINVPMDKLKWTSPFSSHRTSLGHLSHSSNRRAESVEDECKSPCEPETYGQPAEHSVGIRSPSQLSRSGWVDVGPSSLGSTSTAAELPLSSHSQADSGRGSVSGGLETASPGGVLKRMLDPESMVWATAVALAWLEHSSASYFIEWELVAAKASMWLSAQDIPEGRDIASIKAAANQLFIILRHWDENLQLNMLCYNPNSV